A part of Microthrixaceae bacterium genomic DNA contains:
- a CDS encoding tyrosine--tRNA ligase — protein sequence MIDHDVLADLEARGLMQECIDRDGLAARLAEGPITLYFGCDPTADSLHVGNLLGLLVLRRFLEAGHRPIALAGGATGMIGDPSGRSEERNLLDETTLAGNVAAIKSQIARVVGPDVLLVDNRDWTGSITLLDFLRDIGKHVTVNTMLGRESVKNRLASEHGISYTEFSYMLLQANDYLRLEDEHGCQLQIGGSDQWGNMLGGVDLIRRVTSRPAWALAWPLLTAPDGTKLGKTTGARIWLDPVRTSPYQFFQHWMNTDDRQVPQFLAQFTLLPMDEVNAVSEAHLADPGRREGQRRLAREVTALVHGPEEAAAAEEASAILFGAPVSGASSHALEAVAREVPVVEVRASELSIGVDLIDVLSRPGSLAASKGEARRSLEQGGVYVNGERVEVGATLVDDHLLHSRYVVLRRGKRSVALVQVVP from the coding sequence ATGATCGACCACGACGTGCTCGCTGATCTTGAAGCCCGCGGCCTGATGCAGGAGTGCATCGACCGAGACGGGCTGGCTGCCCGTCTGGCCGAGGGCCCGATCACGCTCTACTTCGGATGTGATCCGACGGCGGACAGCCTTCACGTCGGGAACCTCCTGGGCCTGTTGGTCCTTCGCCGCTTCCTCGAGGCTGGACATCGACCGATCGCACTGGCCGGCGGGGCCACCGGCATGATCGGTGATCCCAGCGGCCGATCCGAGGAACGGAACCTCCTCGATGAGACGACCCTGGCTGGCAACGTCGCCGCCATCAAGTCCCAGATCGCCCGTGTGGTCGGCCCCGATGTTCTCCTGGTGGACAACCGGGACTGGACCGGATCGATCACCTTGCTCGACTTCCTGCGCGACATCGGCAAGCACGTGACGGTCAACACGATGCTGGGCCGCGAGTCGGTGAAGAACCGACTGGCCTCCGAGCACGGGATCTCCTACACCGAGTTCTCCTACATGCTTCTCCAGGCGAACGACTACCTGAGGCTGGAAGACGAGCACGGCTGTCAGCTCCAGATCGGCGGGTCGGACCAGTGGGGGAACATGTTGGGAGGCGTGGATCTCATTCGCCGTGTAACCAGCCGCCCGGCCTGGGCGCTGGCCTGGCCGCTTCTCACTGCACCCGACGGCACGAAGCTGGGCAAAACGACGGGTGCCCGCATATGGCTGGACCCAGTTCGCACCAGCCCCTACCAGTTCTTCCAGCACTGGATGAACACCGATGACCGCCAGGTCCCCCAGTTCCTGGCTCAGTTCACCCTCTTACCGATGGACGAGGTCAACGCCGTGTCTGAGGCTCACCTCGCCGACCCAGGTCGTCGAGAGGGTCAGCGTCGTCTCGCCCGCGAAGTGACTGCTCTGGTCCACGGCCCCGAGGAGGCGGCCGCAGCCGAGGAAGCATCAGCGATCCTCTTCGGTGCTCCGGTGTCGGGGGCATCGAGCCATGCCCTGGAGGCGGTGGCCCGCGAGGTGCCGGTCGTCGAAGTGAGGGCCTCGGAGCTGTCGATCGGCGTAGACCTGATCGACGTGCTGTCGAGACCCGGATCTCTGGCCGCTTCCAAGGGCGAGGCTCGTAGATCTCTGGAGCAAGGCGGCGTGTACGTGAACGGCGAGCGGGTCGAGGTCGGTGCAACCCTGGTGGATGACCACCTCCTACACAGCCGGTACGTGGTACTGCGCCGGGGCAAGCGGTCTGTCGCACTGGTCCAAGTGGTGCCCTGA
- a CDS encoding fructose bisphosphate aldolase has product MNQEQLEKVRNGQGFIAALDQSGGSTPKALKLYGIEEDSYDGDSAMFDLIHQMRSRIITSPSFGGDRVLGAILFEQTMDRQIDGVDTAEYLWNAKQVVPFLKVDKGLEDEVNGAQVMKPIGGLGDLLERAKAKGVFGTKMRSVIKLADPAGVQAVVDQQFAIGREIVAAGLVPIIEPEIDIHSPQKAEAEELLRAAIAEQADSLGSDELVMLKLTLPETDGFYQSLVDHPNVVRVVALSGGYSREDANDRLARNPGVIASFSRALTEGLSAQQSDDEFNAVLDASVKGIYEASIA; this is encoded by the coding sequence ATGAACCAGGAACAGCTCGAAAAGGTCCGCAACGGTCAGGGCTTCATTGCCGCCCTTGATCAGAGTGGAGGTAGCACGCCCAAGGCGCTGAAGCTCTACGGGATCGAGGAAGATTCCTACGACGGCGACTCTGCCATGTTCGACCTGATCCATCAGATGCGTTCGCGGATCATCACCAGCCCGAGTTTCGGTGGTGACCGAGTGCTCGGTGCGATCCTCTTCGAGCAGACCATGGACCGCCAGATCGATGGTGTCGACACGGCCGAGTACCTCTGGAACGCCAAGCAGGTCGTTCCCTTCCTGAAGGTCGACAAGGGTCTGGAAGACGAGGTCAACGGCGCCCAGGTCATGAAGCCGATCGGCGGTCTTGGTGACCTTCTTGAGCGGGCCAAGGCCAAGGGGGTCTTCGGGACCAAGATGCGTTCGGTGATCAAGCTTGCCGATCCGGCCGGTGTTCAGGCCGTGGTCGACCAGCAGTTCGCCATTGGTCGTGAGATCGTGGCCGCTGGTCTGGTTCCGATCATCGAGCCCGAGATCGACATTCACAGCCCGCAGAAGGCAGAGGCCGAGGAACTGCTGCGTGCCGCTATCGCGGAACAGGCGGACAGCCTAGGGTCCGACGAGCTGGTCATGCTGAAGCTGACTCTGCCCGAGACCGACGGGTTCTACCAGTCCCTGGTCGATCACCCGAACGTGGTGCGCGTCGTCGCCCTGTCGGGCGGATACAGCCGCGAGGATGCCAACGACAGGTTGGCCCGCAACCCCGGCGTGATCGCCAGCTTCTCCCGGGCACTCACCGAGGGTCTGAGCGCTCAGCAGAGCGATGACGAGTTCAACGCCGTTCTCGATGCATCGGTGAAGGGAATCTACGAGGCATCGATCGCCTGA
- a CDS encoding 2-oxoacid:acceptor oxidoreductase subunit alpha translates to MEVETPPPPRQGGNVADPSATDSLDRVPVELDRVIIRFAGDSGDGMQLTGERFTAASALFGNDLSTLPEFPAEIRAPAGTLAGVSAFQVHISDHDITTPGDAPNVLVAMNPAALKSELHRLVDGGTLLLNTDAFDERNLAKAGYATDPRGDGSLDHVTVYEIPMTSLTKDAVAPLGVKPRDAERSKNFFALGLISWMYTRPEGPTLAWIDEKFGKVPKVAAANRAAFGAGHAFGETAELFEHPYAVRPAVRAPGTYTNITGNVAMAWGLVAAGQLSRLPIFLGSYPITPASDILHELSRHKNFGIRTLQAEDEIAGIGAALGAAFGGHLAVTTTSGPGIALKSETMGLAVSLELPLVIVDIQRGGPSTGLPTKTEQADLLQAIYGRHGESPIPIVAAHTPANCFDVAIEAARIALKYRTPVLVLSDGYLANGSEPWRLPDAADLPDISVPFATEANQVDGDGNPVFWPYLRDPITLARPWAIPGTPGLEHRIGGIEKADGTGNISYDPANHERMIHLRAQKVAGIANDIAPVELVGDVDDAELLVVGWGSTWGAIDGAANRVRARGHKVVHAHVTHLNPFPPNLGEILARYPRVVVPELNLGQLSKLLRAEYLVDAHSITKVQGVPFTAGELEVAFLKELGA, encoded by the coding sequence TTGGAGGTGGAAACACCACCTCCACCGAGACAGGGAGGCAACGTGGCCGACCCATCAGCAACCGACAGCTTGGATCGCGTACCGGTCGAGCTCGATCGGGTGATCATCCGCTTCGCCGGTGATTCCGGCGACGGTATGCAACTAACCGGCGAGAGGTTCACCGCTGCCAGCGCACTGTTCGGCAACGACCTTTCGACCCTCCCTGAGTTCCCAGCGGAGATCCGAGCTCCAGCAGGAACGCTCGCCGGCGTTTCAGCCTTCCAGGTGCATATCTCCGATCACGACATCACCACGCCTGGTGATGCACCGAACGTCTTGGTGGCCATGAACCCGGCTGCCCTCAAGTCTGAACTGCACCGGCTGGTGGACGGGGGCACGCTGCTGCTCAACACCGACGCGTTCGACGAACGCAACCTGGCCAAGGCCGGCTATGCGACTGACCCGCGAGGTGACGGCAGCCTCGACCACGTGACCGTCTATGAGATCCCCATGACGTCGCTTACCAAGGACGCGGTGGCCCCGTTGGGGGTGAAGCCCCGAGACGCAGAAAGGTCCAAGAACTTTTTCGCACTGGGCCTCATCAGCTGGATGTACACCAGGCCCGAAGGACCGACCCTGGCCTGGATAGATGAGAAGTTCGGCAAGGTGCCCAAGGTGGCAGCAGCAAACCGGGCCGCGTTCGGGGCCGGTCACGCCTTCGGCGAGACCGCCGAGCTCTTTGAGCATCCCTACGCCGTGAGGCCCGCGGTTCGTGCTCCGGGCACGTACACCAACATCACCGGGAACGTGGCCATGGCGTGGGGCCTGGTGGCCGCTGGCCAGCTATCGAGGCTCCCGATCTTCCTTGGCAGCTATCCGATCACTCCGGCATCGGACATCCTCCACGAGCTGTCCCGCCACAAGAACTTCGGCATCCGTACGCTTCAGGCCGAGGACGAGATCGCCGGCATCGGCGCGGCGTTGGGCGCAGCGTTCGGCGGACACCTCGCCGTGACCACCACCAGCGGTCCCGGCATCGCCCTCAAGTCCGAGACCATGGGACTGGCAGTCAGCCTCGAGCTTCCACTGGTGATCGTCGACATTCAGCGGGGTGGTCCGTCTACCGGACTTCCCACCAAGACCGAGCAGGCCGACCTTTTGCAGGCGATCTACGGTCGTCACGGGGAATCTCCGATCCCGATCGTGGCCGCCCACACCCCGGCGAACTGCTTCGACGTCGCCATCGAAGCGGCCCGGATCGCCCTGAAGTATCGGACCCCGGTGCTGGTGCTGTCCGATGGCTACCTCGCCAACGGATCCGAACCATGGCGGCTTCCGGACGCGGCGGACCTACCCGACATCTCGGTGCCCTTCGCAACCGAGGCGAACCAGGTGGATGGCGATGGCAACCCGGTGTTCTGGCCCTATCTGCGTGATCCGATCACCTTGGCCCGACCGTGGGCGATTCCCGGAACCCCTGGGCTGGAACACCGCATCGGCGGGATCGAGAAGGCTGACGGCACCGGAAACATCTCCTATGACCCAGCCAACCACGAGCGCATGATTCACCTCCGCGCTCAGAAGGTGGCAGGAATCGCCAACGACATCGCGCCGGTCGAGCTGGTGGGCGACGTCGACGATGCCGAGCTGTTGGTGGTCGGGTGGGGATCCACATGGGGGGCCATCGACGGGGCCGCCAACCGGGTGAGGGCCCGAGGCCACAAGGTTGTTCACGCCCACGTGACCCACCTGAACCCGTTCCCACCCAACCTGGGAGAGATCCTCGCCCGCTACCCACGGGTGGTCGTACCCGAGCTCAACTTGGGTCAGCTCTCCAAGTTGCTCCGAGCCGAATACCTGGTCGACGCCCATTCCATCACCAAGGTCCAGGGCGTTCCTTTCACCGCCGGCGAACTAGAGGTCGCCTTCCTCAAGGAGCTGGGAGCATGA
- a CDS encoding 2-oxoacid:ferredoxin oxidoreductase subunit beta, whose amino-acid sequence MSTTITTPKDWASDQEVRWCPGCGDYSILKAVQMLMPELGGTPENTVFVSGIGCAARFPYYMNTYGMHSIHGRAPAIATGLAMARGDLDVWVVGGDGDMLSIGGNHLIHALRRNINLTILMFNNQIYGLTKGQYSPTSEVGKVTKSTPFGSLDHPFNPISVALGAEASFVARTHDMDRAHMMETFRRAKEHRGASFVEIFQNCNVFNNGAFEAITNRAARDDMLIPLIHGEQVRFGTEREKGVMIDQQGRARIVAVAEVGEDAILVHDEARPEPGLAFMLSRLSSGPHEPTPIGVFRAVDRPDYGTQADAQLAATVEKSGPGDLNDLLRSRPTWDVPAAV is encoded by the coding sequence ATGAGCACCACTATCACCACGCCCAAGGACTGGGCTAGCGACCAGGAGGTTCGCTGGTGTCCCGGTTGCGGCGACTACTCGATCCTCAAGGCCGTTCAGATGCTCATGCCTGAGCTGGGAGGTACCCCGGAGAACACTGTGTTCGTGTCGGGGATCGGGTGCGCGGCCCGCTTCCCGTACTACATGAACACCTACGGCATGCACAGCATCCACGGTCGGGCACCGGCCATCGCCACCGGCCTGGCCATGGCCCGCGGCGACCTCGACGTCTGGGTGGTGGGGGGCGATGGAGACATGTTGTCCATCGGTGGGAACCACCTGATCCACGCCCTACGGCGCAACATCAACCTCACGATCCTGATGTTCAACAACCAGATCTACGGGCTCACCAAAGGCCAGTACTCACCGACCAGTGAGGTCGGCAAGGTCACCAAGTCGACACCGTTCGGCTCGCTCGACCATCCCTTCAACCCGATCAGCGTGGCGTTGGGGGCGGAGGCGAGCTTTGTGGCTCGAACCCATGACATGGACCGGGCCCACATGATGGAGACATTTCGGCGGGCCAAGGAACACCGTGGTGCTTCCTTCGTGGAGATCTTCCAGAACTGCAACGTCTTCAACAACGGCGCGTTCGAGGCGATCACCAATCGGGCGGCGCGGGACGACATGTTGATCCCGCTGATCCACGGCGAGCAGGTCCGCTTCGGCACTGAGCGCGAGAAGGGGGTGATGATCGATCAGCAGGGTCGGGCCAGGATCGTGGCCGTGGCCGAGGTAGGTGAGGACGCAATCCTTGTCCACGATGAAGCCCGACCAGAGCCCGGGCTGGCCTTCATGTTGTCTCGGCTGTCATCGGGACCACATGAACCCACACCCATCGGGGTGTTCCGTGCGGTGGACAGGCCCGACTACGGCACCCAAGCCGATGCCCAACTGGCGGCCACCGTGGAGAAGTCCGGCCCCGGCGACCTGAACGACCTTTTGCGTAGCCGTCCCACTTGGGACGTCCCCGCCGCCGTGTGA
- a CDS encoding glycerophosphodiester phosphodiesterase, which produces MPPITFAHRGARAHAPENTLEAFSLALRLGASGLESDVWLTADGVPVLDHDGVVGRIRRRPISSIDRSELPDHIPTLADLFDVAGTAFELSLDVKDPAAGNPSIEVALAADPTMAERLWLCHHDLDHLTSWRSGSGSVRLVVSTRLGRLKPGPERLAAQMREQEIDAVNFHHSDWSGGLTTLFHRFGRLAFGWDAQFDRVLNGLFRMGIDGIYSDHVDRMTDALNRHLRRTAGEGPVSHAGED; this is translated from the coding sequence GTGCCCCCCATCACTTTCGCCCATCGCGGTGCCAGGGCCCACGCTCCCGAGAACACCCTGGAAGCCTTCTCGTTGGCCCTTCGGTTGGGTGCCAGCGGGCTCGAGAGCGACGTGTGGCTCACCGCCGACGGCGTTCCGGTCCTAGACCATGATGGTGTCGTTGGCCGGATTCGCCGCCGACCGATCTCATCGATAGATCGCTCCGAACTCCCCGATCACATACCGACGTTGGCTGACCTCTTCGATGTTGCTGGTACCGCCTTCGAGTTGTCGCTTGACGTAAAAGACCCCGCCGCCGGTAACCCATCGATCGAGGTGGCTCTTGCCGCCGATCCGACCATGGCCGAACGGCTGTGGCTCTGTCACCACGATCTCGACCACCTCACGTCGTGGCGGTCCGGTTCAGGGTCGGTTCGTCTCGTCGTGTCGACACGGTTGGGTCGACTGAAACCGGGACCTGAGCGCCTGGCGGCCCAGATGCGCGAACAGGAGATCGATGCCGTCAACTTCCATCACAGTGACTGGTCCGGAGGGCTGACCACCTTGTTCCACCGATTTGGCCGATTGGCATTCGGTTGGGATGCTCAGTTCGATCGGGTGCTGAATGGCTTGTTCAGAATGGGTATTGATGGCATCTACAGCGATCATGTCGATCGCATGACCGACGCGCTGAACCGCCACCTGCGCCGAACCGCGGGCGAAGGTCCAGTGTCACACGCCGGTGAAGACTGA
- the tatB gene encoding twin-arginine translocase subunit TatB: MFNVGGPEIMVVLLVALVVLGPEQLPKAMRTFGNVMAQVRKLSNGFQDEMRSAMNAIDITATPSTSTSGSTAPSSVSGQGNDSAGASASAGGPGASTGPATPGSPSPGQTTSGPSSADRAAG; the protein is encoded by the coding sequence ATGTTCAATGTGGGCGGCCCCGAGATCATGGTCGTCCTGTTGGTGGCGCTTGTGGTGCTCGGTCCCGAGCAGCTACCCAAGGCCATGCGCACGTTCGGAAACGTGATGGCCCAGGTGCGCAAGCTGTCCAACGGGTTCCAAGACGAGATGCGCAGCGCCATGAACGCCATAGACATCACGGCCACTCCGAGTACGTCGACATCGGGATCCACGGCGCCTTCGTCAGTGTCCGGCCAGGGTAACGATTCGGCTGGAGCCTCAGCCTCGGCCGGTGGACCCGGCGCATCGACCGGTCCTGCAACGCCCGGATCCCCATCTCCAGGCCAGACGACCTCGGGGCCGTCCTCGGCTGATCGAGCTGCGGGCTGA
- the tatC gene encoding twin-arginine translocase subunit TatC, translating to MTETELGGRMSLMEHLVELRSRLIKCFIAIAVGALAGWLLYKPVLSLLMDPLRDLADDPNVSDKFISFDPLEQFMLRIKMSTYLGIALAMPFLLWQIWAFIAPGLYQNERRYAGAFVGSATVLFALGATIAYFTLPQALGFLQSVGGDDVQYQYTTENYIMLILYMMLAFGVGFQFPIVVVFLQLIGLVEPQQLSKFRRFAVVIIFAVAAVITPSADPISLVALALPMVLFYEISILIGRLIGRRRRRSAA from the coding sequence GTGACTGAAACCGAACTTGGCGGGCGCATGTCGCTCATGGAGCACCTGGTGGAGCTGCGGAGTCGCCTCATCAAGTGCTTCATAGCCATCGCCGTGGGTGCTCTGGCCGGATGGCTGCTGTACAAACCGGTCCTGTCGCTGCTCATGGACCCGTTGCGCGATCTCGCCGATGACCCGAACGTCTCGGACAAGTTCATCTCCTTCGATCCGCTCGAGCAGTTCATGCTCAGGATCAAGATGTCCACCTACCTCGGCATCGCCCTAGCCATGCCGTTCCTGTTGTGGCAGATCTGGGCGTTCATCGCTCCTGGGCTGTACCAGAACGAGCGCCGCTACGCCGGTGCTTTCGTGGGGTCGGCGACCGTGCTCTTCGCCCTGGGTGCGACGATCGCCTACTTCACGCTGCCTCAGGCCCTGGGGTTCTTGCAGTCGGTGGGCGGCGACGACGTCCAATACCAGTACACGACAGAGAACTACATCATGCTGATCCTGTACATGATGTTGGCCTTCGGTGTGGGGTTCCAGTTCCCGATCGTGGTCGTGTTCCTCCAACTGATCGGCCTGGTAGAGCCCCAGCAACTTTCGAAATTCCGGCGGTTCGCGGTGGTGATCATCTTCGCCGTGGCCGCGGTGATCACCCCCAGCGCTGATCCGATCAGCCTCGTCGCTCTCGCATTGCCAATGGTGCTCTTCTATGAGATCTCCATACTGATCGGCAGGCTCATCGGCCGCCGACGGAGACGGTCCGCTGCCTGA
- a CDS encoding DEAD/DEAH box helicase, with the protein MGERTFTLDAFQVEAIDAIDRGDNVLVAAPTGAGKTVVAEHAVQRALNDGGRAFYTTPIKALSNQKYTDLVRRYGSERVGILTGDNAVNPDASVVVMTTEVLRNMVYSGSPALQSLTWVVLDEVHYLQDSYRGPVWEEVVIHTPPDVRFVCLSATVSNAEELAGWIASARGPTATVVEHERPVELVNHYLVADRSSDELVRLPTLVDGRPNLEGGRFDSPGTDLPRHLRYRERGRQRWSSPRRVQVVEHLAGSAMLPAIYFIFSRAACDDAVRSVIDSRRRLTTPQEARRIREIVTSHIQHLDRHDLDVLGFDRWNAALEAGVAAHHAGMIPPFKEAVESCFAEGLVKVVFATETLALGINMPARSVVIESLSKFTGDHHEDLTPSQYTQLTGRAGRRGLDPVGHAIVLWSPWSGFDKVAALASSREFVLRSAFRPSPNMVVNLIRRHDRRQSEELLGRSFAQFQADRTIARLTHRKARRAALLLEAEAKATCELGDIAEYRSRRSEERSAARRDREGRSARIAAALSDLAPGDVLHLRGHRLAVLSVSHRKGGVRVRVIDTEARVEILDEDDFDVPPESRAVLGLPEPFDPRDRTVQRRITADLRKVRMTHGSIGAAAGDEEPPSGERAADMTVAACPDLQTHLSAAAEADRLRAQVADDDRRLAERSGSLVRQFNQIHGLLERWAMVDGWELSAGGRILSGIFHEADLLVALSIAEGLLDGLDSAELAGVVSAFTYEHRSKDVPARPWFPTTVMRDRVSRIEVLGRRLGEDQRRAGVPESPPPDPTIAPLMYAWAHGDSLRNILSDDQLSAGDFVRNVKTLVDLLRQISTVAPDRATATAAAKAADHLHHGVVAASTDLAPGQVLDPQGKLGEASSDQSPMRCDPSVRHLGGERIGEPTHRYGMAKPRRSLGLINLTATTTGTYPLGSLGGAPIGDRDAEPSGGVGLPACWPTSSLLRPAKAISAGSGVPPRRAMPPNPRPILQIQFGGGPGGFRSSR; encoded by the coding sequence GTGGGGGAGCGGACGTTCACCCTCGACGCCTTCCAGGTCGAGGCCATCGACGCCATCGACAGAGGTGACAACGTGCTGGTGGCGGCCCCCACCGGTGCAGGCAAGACGGTGGTCGCCGAACACGCGGTGCAACGAGCGCTGAACGACGGGGGACGCGCCTTCTACACCACTCCGATCAAGGCACTCTCCAACCAGAAGTACACAGACCTGGTGCGTCGATATGGCTCCGAGCGGGTCGGAATCCTGACCGGCGACAACGCCGTGAACCCCGATGCCTCGGTGGTGGTCATGACCACCGAGGTTCTTCGCAACATGGTCTACTCCGGCTCGCCGGCCCTCCAGAGCTTGACCTGGGTGGTATTGGACGAGGTCCACTACTTGCAGGATTCCTACCGAGGTCCAGTGTGGGAGGAGGTGGTGATCCACACCCCGCCAGACGTTCGATTCGTGTGCCTCTCGGCCACCGTTTCCAACGCCGAGGAGCTAGCCGGGTGGATAGCCTCGGCCCGTGGTCCGACGGCAACTGTCGTCGAACACGAGCGTCCGGTGGAACTCGTCAACCACTACCTCGTGGCCGACCGATCCTCCGACGAGCTGGTGCGACTGCCAACCCTCGTCGATGGTCGCCCCAACCTCGAGGGTGGCCGTTTCGACTCACCTGGGACCGACCTCCCGCGGCACCTGCGTTATCGAGAACGGGGCCGACAACGGTGGTCTTCGCCGCGTCGGGTCCAGGTGGTCGAACACCTCGCCGGAAGTGCGATGTTGCCAGCGATCTACTTCATCTTCAGCCGGGCCGCATGCGACGACGCAGTGAGGTCCGTCATCGACTCCCGACGCCGCCTAACTACCCCACAAGAGGCTCGAAGGATCCGTGAGATCGTCACCTCGCACATCCAGCACCTCGACCGCCATGACCTCGACGTGTTGGGCTTCGATCGGTGGAATGCCGCCCTGGAAGCGGGGGTCGCCGCTCACCACGCAGGAATGATCCCGCCGTTCAAGGAAGCAGTCGAGTCTTGTTTCGCCGAGGGTCTCGTTAAGGTCGTGTTCGCCACCGAGACCCTGGCTCTCGGAATCAACATGCCGGCCCGATCGGTGGTCATCGAATCGCTCTCGAAGTTCACCGGCGATCACCACGAAGACCTCACCCCTTCCCAGTACACCCAGTTGACAGGGCGGGCCGGCCGAAGGGGCCTTGATCCGGTCGGTCACGCAATCGTGTTGTGGTCCCCGTGGTCGGGCTTCGACAAGGTGGCGGCTCTGGCGTCGAGTCGCGAGTTCGTTCTCCGATCGGCATTCCGACCCTCCCCGAACATGGTCGTGAACCTGATTCGTCGTCACGACCGTCGACAGTCCGAGGAACTGCTCGGCCGCTCGTTCGCCCAGTTTCAGGCCGACCGCACAATTGCTCGCCTGACCCACCGCAAGGCTCGCAGGGCGGCGCTCCTTCTCGAGGCCGAAGCGAAGGCGACCTGTGAGCTTGGTGACATCGCCGAGTACCGGTCTCGTCGAAGCGAGGAACGGTCCGCGGCGCGGCGCGATCGAGAAGGCCGATCGGCACGGATAGCGGCGGCACTGTCGGATCTGGCTCCCGGCGACGTACTACACCTCCGCGGCCATCGACTGGCGGTGCTATCGGTGTCCCACCGCAAGGGTGGCGTACGGGTAAGGGTCATCGACACCGAGGCTCGAGTCGAGATCTTGGATGAAGACGACTTCGATGTTCCACCGGAGTCCCGGGCCGTGCTCGGACTTCCCGAGCCTTTCGATCCCCGGGACCGGACCGTGCAGCGTCGTATTACTGCTGATCTTCGCAAAGTACGCATGACCCACGGCTCGATTGGCGCTGCCGCGGGAGATGAGGAGCCCCCGTCGGGTGAACGGGCAGCCGACATGACGGTGGCTGCCTGCCCCGACCTCCAGACTCATCTGAGCGCGGCTGCCGAGGCCGACCGGCTGAGGGCTCAGGTCGCAGACGACGATCGACGATTGGCTGAGCGGTCGGGAAGCCTGGTGCGCCAGTTCAACCAGATCCACGGGCTCCTCGAGCGGTGGGCGATGGTCGACGGCTGGGAGTTGAGCGCCGGTGGCCGGATCCTCAGCGGTATCTTCCACGAGGCTGATCTGTTGGTGGCGCTGTCAATCGCCGAGGGACTGCTCGACGGGCTGGACTCCGCTGAGTTGGCCGGCGTGGTGTCAGCATTCACCTACGAGCACCGGTCCAAGGACGTCCCTGCCCGGCCATGGTTTCCCACCACGGTGATGCGCGACCGGGTGAGCCGTATTGAGGTCCTGGGCCGCCGACTGGGTGAGGACCAGCGCCGGGCTGGAGTGCCCGAGAGCCCACCGCCCGACCCCACCATCGCCCCGTTGATGTACGCCTGGGCCCACGGTGATTCGCTGCGGAACATCCTGAGTGACGATCAGTTGTCGGCCGGCGACTTCGTGAGGAACGTGAAGACCCTGGTCGATCTCCTACGGCAGATATCGACGGTCGCGCCTGACCGCGCCACGGCAACGGCCGCGGCCAAAGCCGCTGATCATCTCCACCACGGTGTGGTGGCCGCATCCACAGACCTCGCTCCAGGTCAGGTCCTCGACCCTCAGGGCAAGCTGGGGGAGGCTTCGTCGGATCAGAGCCCGATGAGATGTGACCCGTCAGTCAGACACTTAGGAGGCGAGCGAATAGGCGAGCCGACCCATAGATACGGCATGGCTAAACCGAGGCGAAGCCTCGGTCTGATCAACCTCACAGCGACGACGACTGGGACCTATCCGCTCGGGTCTTTAGGAGGTGCGCCGATCGGCGACCGAGATGCAGAGCCTTCCGGTGGAGTTGGGTTGCCGGCGTGCTGGCCTACGTCTTCGCTACTACGACCGGCTAAGGCGATCTCCGCAGGTTCAGGGGTTCCGCCACGAAGGGCTATGCCCCCGAACCCCCGCCCCATCCTCCAAATCCAGTTTGGGGGAGGCCCGGGCGGATTCAGGTCGAGTCGATGA